The Mytilus trossulus isolate FHL-02 chromosome 3, PNRI_Mtr1.1.1.hap1, whole genome shotgun sequence genome contains a region encoding:
- the LOC134710114 gene encoding uncharacterized protein LOC134710114 — protein MNETEIYSITDLNSPPAKLQRREDGNSHYQFIPLPLPDQIFIFTLGEWTKSQQCIEATITYKDEPLQLGKITRNQRCLCWERRMMKKGSSNVFSSEQNGLAKLVLEVQNRQTSLESADDSIIKQEENEDTPKVHVNHNNEENNKPVKQKRRSSLTKSDQTPTGPSSKKPKTRTRNLKTKLNSSVTEVNMEEKENISQTRIPSPLKLSLSPISKPVVTSKPTLATCKDVTSRAPHPSSRWGHSFCMVHDNMGVLIGGQGERQQTSKDSVWSLDPVTRKWRDQEITSEIPNQKPEYRMGHTATYDPTLRCVYVYGGSKNLKWFHDVHMLDVDEFKWQLLKVAGKAPTRAYHSATLYRNELWIFGGVYPRPDPQPDGCSNEVHIFSPVLENWYAPIVNGEKPLPRSGHSATLIDDQLVMFGGWDAPYCYNDLYILDMSIVEWAKPKVNGTPPSPRSWHASCALKGNRIMIHGGYDGDLALDDLHIFTLATSSWMKIKLEPSPIPRAGHQAICLPYNHENEEQDEVLIFGGGNNDGNFFHDLLSANIPFNPIEDQSVLTDAIQNS, from the exons ATGAATGAGACAGAAATTTACAGTATTACTGATCTGAACTCCCCTCCAGCTAAATTACAGAG gAGAGAAGATGGTAATAGCCACTACCAGTTTATACCTCTGCCCTTACCAGATCAGATCTTCATTTTTACATTGGGAGAATGGACAAAATCACAGCAATGTATAGAGGCTACCATTACCTACAAAGATGAACCACTACAGCTTGGCAAAATAACCAGAAACCAAAG ATGTTTGTGCTGGGAAAGAAGAATGATGAAGAAAGGTAGCAGTAATGTATTCTCATCTGAACAGAATGGTCTAGCTAAACTAGTGTTGGAAGTTCAGAATCGACAGACCAGTTTAGAATCAGCAGATGATTCTATCATAAAACAGGAAGAAAATGAAGATACGCCAAAAgttcat gtaaatcataataatgaagaaaacaacaaaCCGGTGAAACAGAAACGTAGATCAAGTCTGACAAAATCTGACCAAACACCAACAGGACCCTCATCAAAGAAGCCAAAGACAAGAACAAGAAATCTCAAAACCAAGTTAAACAGCTCAGTTACTGAAGTCAATATGGAAGAGAAGGAAAATATTTCACAGACCAGAATACCTTCTCCACTTAAACTGAGTCTTTCTCCGATTAGTAAACCAGTTGTTACCAGTAAACCCACACTGGCAACTTGTAAAGATGTTACTAGTCGAG CACCACACCCCAGTAGTAGATGGGGCCACAGTTTCTGTATGGTACATGACAACATGGGCGTTTTGATTGGTGGACAAGGTGAACGGCAGCAAACCAGCAAAGATTCAGTGTGGTCTTTAGATCCAG TGACGAGAAAATGGAGAGACCAGGAAATTACCAGTGAGATACCAAACCAAAAACCAGAATATAGAATGGGACATACTGCAACCTATGACCCTACACTCAGATGTGTATATGTGTATGGTGGATCTAAAAACCTCAAATGGTTCCATGATGTCCACATGTTAGATGTAGATGAATTTAAATGGCAGCTTTTAAAG GTGGCAGGAAAAGCACCAACAAGAGCTTATCATAGTGCTACTCTGTATCGTAATGAGTTATGGATATTTGGTGGAGTATACCCCCGACCAGACCCTCAGCCTGATGGTTGCAGTAATGAAGTACACATCTTCAGTCCCGTTCTTGAAAACTGGTATGCACCTATAGTCAATGGAGAGAAGCCACTACCAAGATCAGG acatTCAGCAACTTTAATTGATGACCAGCTAGTCATGTTTGGAGGTTGGGATGCCCCATACTGCTACAATGATCTTTATATACTAGATATGA GTATTGTGGAATGGGCGAAACCAAAAGTTAATGGAACACCCCCATCACCAAGAAG TTGGCATGCTTCCTGTGCTTTGAAAGGAAACAGAATAATGATACATGGTGGCTATGATGGTGATCTGGCACTGGATGATTTACATATCTTCACACTTG CTACATCATCCTGGATGAAGATAAAACTGGAACCCAGTCCAATACCTCGAGCTGGTCACCAGGCCATATGTCTGCCATACAATCATGAGAATGAAGAACAGGATGAGGTACTGATATTCGGAGGAGGAAACAATGACGGGAACTTCTTCCACGATCTGTTGTCGGCTAACATTCCATTCAATCCTATAGAAGATCAGTCAGTCCTAACCGATGCCATTCAGAATTCATAA